A part of Kitasatospora kifunensis genomic DNA contains:
- a CDS encoding helix-turn-helix domain-containing protein — translation MPVQALAERLRSLRERAGLSYRQLAETTAHNASTFSRAASGTTVPTEAVLTIYANRCQATKAERRELRTLWRLARRAQEPTDRAVPLDLIRHPIELCDAMAALRARIGRPSLRMLEARAGGLGKLPHSTLSLVLRGRAMPSRYLLEHFVRACGVPRSETERWLKAWDRVSASRITPREAKNLLLQYRDLVTAERQADGTVRLSMPSAGTGPTRDTSKSGWGLQLPPAATTTFRLQVNDLPGRPGG, via the coding sequence ATGCCCGTCCAGGCGCTCGCGGAGCGACTACGGTCGCTGCGCGAGCGTGCCGGGCTGTCCTACCGTCAGCTGGCCGAGACCACTGCGCACAACGCCTCGACGTTCTCGCGTGCCGCCAGCGGCACCACGGTACCGACCGAGGCCGTACTGACCATCTACGCCAACCGCTGCCAGGCGACCAAAGCGGAGCGCCGTGAGTTGCGCACCCTGTGGCGCCTGGCCCGCCGGGCCCAGGAGCCGACGGACCGCGCGGTGCCGTTGGACCTGATCCGCCACCCGATCGAGCTGTGCGATGCGATGGCCGCCCTGCGGGCGCGCATCGGCCGGCCCTCGCTGCGCATGCTGGAGGCCCGCGCCGGCGGCCTGGGCAAACTCCCGCACAGCACCCTCAGCCTCGTCCTGCGCGGACGAGCGATGCCCAGCCGCTACCTGCTGGAGCACTTCGTGCGGGCCTGCGGGGTCCCGCGCTCGGAGACCGAGCGGTGGCTGAAAGCCTGGGACCGGGTCAGCGCCTCGCGGATCACCCCCCGCGAGGCCAAGAACCTGCTGCTGCAGTACCGGGACCTGGTGACCGCCGAGCGGCAGGCCGATGGCACCGTGCGCCTGAGCATGCCCTCGGCCGGTACCGGTCCCACCCGGGACACCAGCAAGTCCGGATGGGGACTGCAGTTGCCTCCGGCCGCGACCACCACGTTCAGGCTGCAGGTGAACGACCTGCCCGGCCGGCCGGGCGGCTGA
- a CDS encoding response regulator, with product MAGLQPLDEELNSECRALAEALRQQFEALGVSVRRYATRRYLNAGTLSRYLAGSRVPQWDFVQNLLTDVAEDRGAAVTPEAMNLLRALHRAAQRTSASMTKAVAQLQQQLADADWEARRSSARMDVLDDALVQRSERIADLEVRLSLQPLNPGDADEQTILAERNRLAAEVTRLRAQLTEAQSRAQLAEVRCELLERQLALVETQRGIDPAEQVFAAVESVRHLLPEGIRPKVLLVDDQPANLLALKSVLQVPDQELVAVSSGQDALKELLQHEDFAVIILDVQMPGMDGYETAAHIKRRAKTRNIPIIFLTAIGTDADYSMRGYSVGAVDFIVKPFDPWALRAKVAVFVDIYLERQLRSSQGRPPAITAPSAG from the coding sequence ATGGCGGGGCTTCAGCCTCTGGACGAAGAACTCAACAGCGAGTGCAGGGCGTTGGCCGAGGCCCTGCGCCAGCAGTTCGAGGCCCTGGGGGTCTCGGTGCGCCGCTACGCGACGCGCCGCTACCTCAACGCCGGTACCCTCTCGCGCTACCTGGCCGGCAGCAGGGTCCCGCAGTGGGACTTCGTCCAGAACCTACTCACCGATGTCGCCGAGGACCGCGGAGCGGCGGTCACCCCGGAGGCGATGAACCTGCTGCGCGCACTGCACCGCGCCGCGCAGCGCACCTCCGCCTCGATGACGAAGGCGGTCGCCCAGCTCCAGCAGCAACTGGCCGACGCCGACTGGGAGGCACGCCGGTCCTCCGCACGCATGGACGTGCTGGACGACGCCCTGGTGCAACGCAGCGAGCGGATCGCCGACCTGGAGGTGCGCCTGAGCCTTCAGCCCCTCAACCCCGGCGACGCGGACGAGCAGACCATCCTCGCCGAGCGCAACCGGCTGGCCGCCGAGGTCACTCGGCTGCGGGCCCAGCTGACGGAAGCGCAGAGCCGCGCGCAGCTGGCGGAGGTCCGATGCGAACTGCTGGAGCGCCAGTTGGCCCTCGTGGAGACCCAGCGCGGCATCGACCCCGCCGAGCAGGTCTTCGCCGCCGTCGAGAGCGTGCGCCACCTGCTGCCCGAAGGAATCCGCCCCAAGGTCCTCCTCGTGGACGATCAGCCCGCCAACCTGCTCGCCCTCAAGAGCGTCCTGCAGGTACCCGACCAGGAACTCGTCGCGGTCTCCTCCGGCCAGGACGCCCTCAAGGAACTCCTCCAGCACGAGGACTTCGCGGTCATCATCCTGGACGTCCAGATGCCCGGGATGGACGGCTACGAGACCGCCGCCCACATCAAGCGCCGCGCCAAGACCCGCAACATACCGATCATCTTCCTCACCGCGATCGGCACCGACGCCGACTACTCGATGCGCGGCTACTCGGTTGGAGCCGTCGACTTCATCGTCAAGCCTTTCGACCCCTGGGCACTGCGCGCCAAGGTCGCGGTGTTCGTGGACATCTACCTGGAACGCCAGCTGCGCAGCAGCCAGGGCCGACCGCCTGCGATCACCGCCCCTTCCGCCGGATGA